The proteins below come from a single Candidatus Poribacteria bacterium genomic window:
- a CDS encoding pyridoxal-phosphate dependent enzyme → MGTIKFQDIIAARQVVALYLKSTPLTHYPELSERLGFQAYIKHENHNPTGSFKVRGGLNFMHHLPQTQREKGVITATRGNHGQSIAYASAQFGVKTTVVVPHGNNP, encoded by the coding sequence ATGGGAACTATTAAATTTCAAGACATCATTGCCGCGAGACAGGTCGTGGCGCTGTATTTAAAATCTACACCACTAACTCACTACCCAGAATTGTCCGAGCGACTCGGATTTCAAGCATACATCAAACACGAAAACCATAACCCTACAGGCAGCTTTAAAGTACGCGGTGGTCTGAATTTCATGCACCATCTGCCACAAACCCAACGCGAAAAGGGCGTAATTACAGCGACGCGTGGAAATCATGGACAGTCTATCGCTTACGCATCAGCACAGTTTGGTGTCAAGACGACCGTCGTTGTACCGCATGGGAATAACCCTG